GGGCGTGCCAGTTGGGCGGCGGGGCGACCGGCGGTGGGGCGTGCCGCTGCTGGGGCGGGACGACCGGCGGGGCGGCCGGCCGCGCCGGAGGTGGTGAGACCGGTCGCGCCGCTGCCGGCGGCGGCGCGGAGACCGGCCGGGCCTGCGGCGCGGAGACCGGCCGGGCCTGGGGCGCGGAGACCGGCCGGGCCTGGGGCGGTGAGACCGGCCGGGCCTGGGGTGGGGTGGCGGGCCGGGCCTGCGGCGCCGGAGCCGGCGGGGGAAGGCCGGCGGCGACACCGGCCGGGCGGCCGGGGCGGACACCGGACGCGCGGGCGGCGGCGACACCGGCCGGGCGATCGGGGGCGGCGAGACAGGGCGCGCGACCGGCGGGGGCGCCGGATGCCCGGAGACCGGACTCACCGGCGGCTGCGGGGTGACCGGTGGCGGTGACCAGGCCGGGGCCGGCGGCTCCGGGGGCGTCCAGGCCGGGGCGTCCTGCGGGGCCGGGTACGTCCGGGTCGGTGGCAGCGGCTCGTAACCCGCGTTCAGGTCCCAGCTACCGGTGTCGGCGCCCGCCCACGGGTCGACCGGAGTCTGGTGCTCCGGCGGCTCGACCGGCGGCATGGGCGGCGGGGTCGGCTCGGCGGAGTGGCCCCAACCACGCTTCTTCGGCTTGGGCGGTGGCACCGACGCGGAACCGCTCCAGCGCGGTGCGGGCGGGGCGGGGGTCGGCTCCGCCGCGCCCGCCTCCCGGTCGATCCGGGTGCCGTCGGGCGTCCGGTCCGGGATGACCCGGTCGATCCGGGTGCCCTCGGGCGTCCGGTCCGGGGGGACCGCGTCGATCCGGGTGCCGTCGGGCGCGCGCTGCTCCGGCGGGTCCGCCTCGACCCGGGTGGCGTCGGGCGCATGATCGCCGGGCCGGGCCGGTTCGGCCCGGGTGGCGTCGGGCTCGCGCTCCTCGGTCCGGGTGGCGTCGGGGACGTGTTGCTCCGGCGCGGTCGGGTCGGACCGGTGCGGGGCGGTCGGGCTCTCCCCGGTCGCCGGTTCGTCGGGCTCGCCCGCCGGGCTCTCGACCGTCCGGTCGGTGGGTACGGCGGGAGGTTCGGGCTGGCCGGAAATCACCTGGTCCCGGGCCTCCGTCGCGGACGGTGGTGGGGCCGGCGTGTTCCCGGCGGCCGGCTCTTCTGCTCCCGGCTGCGGCTCCGGCATCGCGGCAATCTCCTCTCGCGCCGTTGCGAGGTTAGTACCGGTAGGCCAACCGGGGCCATTCGCGCCCCCCGTACCCGGGATGTCCGGTACCTACCGACGGTGGCCGGTCCGGCCCGGTCCGGCCGGACCGGCCACCTACCGGGTGGTCGCCGTGGCGCGGAGCCGCTCGAACACCTGATTGGTCAGAGCGATGGTGGTGCTCGGCAGGGCGGCGGCTGCCGAACCGAGGGCGGAGTTGCCCTCGATGGGGCTCACCTCGACCTCGATGCGCAGGTTGCGGTACAGGACGTCGACGGTCGTGGCGTCGTCGGTCTGCCACAGCCGGACGCCGTCCGCCGGCTCCTCGAGGGTGCGAGGGAAGCTCGCGGGCAGCGGGGAGGCAGTTCCGGACAACTGCCGGAAGTCCGCCTTCGGCTTCTCGTACTCCGCCTTGGCGAGCTGAGGCGTGTCGAAGGTGTACACGTTGACCGAGGCGTCGCCGCCCGAGCGACCCGGCTGACCGTAGAAGAGCACCATGCAGCGGAAGAGGCCCGGCTCGTCGAGGGTGACCCGGCCGCCTGGCTTCTTGTCCATCGGGGTCTCGACGAGTTCGCCGAGGAGCGGGGCGACGAGCTTGTAGTCGACCTCGTCGCACAGCCCGGTGCCGACCTGGTACGAGTCGGCGGCGGGAGCCTGCGCCTCGGTCTTCCCGGTGGTTCCACCGGTGCAGCCGGCCAGAACGAGCGGGAGCAGGGACAGGGCGAGCAGTCGACCGGGTACGGTGTTGATCATCGGGGGATTGTGGTCGTCGTCGATCGACCGCACATCGTCCGTTCGGGTCGACCGACCGGGTCCGGCGGGCCCGGTCGGGTGGACGCCGGTGGGCGGGGCGCCGCCCGGTGGACGCCGGTGGGCGAGCGCCGGTGGGCGGGCGCGTACCCTTGGGCGTCATGAGCGTCCCGTCCACCACGCCGCGTCCCACCGTGGCGAACTCCGTCTGGTCCCGGCTGGAGCCACTGCTGCCCCAGGTGACCAAGCCCATCCAGTACGTCGGTGGTGAACTGGGGGCGGTGGTCAAGGACTGGGACGCCGCGACGGTCCGCTGGGCGCTGATGTACCCCGACGCGTACGAGGTGGGCCTGCCCAACCAGGGCGTGCAGATCCTCTACGAGGTGCTCAACGAGCTGCCCGACGTGCTCGCCGAGCGGACGTACGCGGTCTGGCCGGACCTGGAGAAGCTGATGCGGACGCACGGCGTCCCGCAGTTCACCGTCGACGCGCACCGCTCGGTGCGCGGCTTCGACGTGTTCGGCGTCTCGTTCTCCACCGAGCTGGGCTACACCAACCTGCTCAACGCGATCGACCTGGCCGGCATCCCGCTGCTTGCCGCCGACCGTACCGACGCCGACCCGGTGATCGTGGCCGGCGGGCACGCCGCGTTCAACCCGGAACCCATCGCCGACTTCGTCGACGCCGCTGTGCTCGGCGACGGCGAGGAGGCGGTCCTGGAGATCACCGCCATCGTCCGGGAGTGGAAGGCCGAGGGCTCGCCCGGCGGCCGGGACGAACTGCTGCTGCGGCTGGCCCGCACGGAGAGCGTCTACGTGCCGCGCTTCTACGACGTGGACTACCTGCCCGACGGCCGGATCCAGCGGGTCGTGCCGAACCGGGCGGACGTGCCGTTCCGGGTGCACAAGCGCACGACGATGGACCTGGACGCCTGGCCGTACCCGAAGAAGCCGCTGGTCCCGCTCGCCGAGACGGTGCACGAGCGGTACGCGGTGGAGATCTTCCGGGGCTGCACCCGGGGTTGCCGGTTCTGCCAGGCCGGCATGATCACCCGCCCGGTACGGGAGCGGTCGATCACCACCGTGGGGCAGATGGTGCAGCAGGGGCTGGAGTTCTCCGGCTTCCATGAGGTGGGCCTGCTCTCCCTGTCGTCGGCCGACCACTCCGAGATCGGCGACATGTGCTCCGGCCTGGCCCAGCAGTACGAGGGCACGAACGTGTCGCTGTCGCTGCCGTCGACCCGGGTGGACGCGTTCAACATCGACCTGGCCCAGGAGTTGTCCCGCAACGGCCGGCGTACCGGCCTGACCTTCGCCCCGGAGGGCGGGTCGGAGCGGATCCGGCGGGTCATCAACAAGATGGTCTCCAAGGAAGACCTGATCCGCACGGTCGTCACCGCGTACACCAACGGCTGGCGGCAGGTGAAGCTCTACTTCATGTGCGGCCTGCCCACCGAGACCGACGCCGACGTCCTGGAGATCGCGGACATGGCGCACGAGGTGATCAAGGCCGGCCGGGCGGCGACCGGCTCGAAGGACATCCGCTGCACGGTCTCCATCGGCGGGTTCGTGCCGAAGCCGCACACCCCGTTCCAGTGGGCGCCGATGGAGCGGCCGGAGGTCATCGACGGCCGGCTCAAGCTGCTCAAGCAGGCGATCAACGCGGACCGCTCGCTGGGTCGGGCGATCGGCTTCCGGTACCACGACGGCGAGCCGTCGATGATCGAGGGCCTGCTCAGCCGGGGTGACCGGCGGGTCGGCTCGGTGATCCGCCGGGTCTGGGAGAACGGCGGCCGGTTCGACGGCTGGAGCGAGCACTTCTCCTTCCAGCGCTGGGTGGACGCCGCCGCCGAGGTGCTGCCGACGTTCGGTGTCGACCTGGACTGGTACACCACCCGGGAACGGGACGAGTTGGAGGTCCTGCCCTGGGACCACCTCGACTCCGGCCTGGACAAGGACTGGCTCTGGCAGGACTGGCAGGACGCGCTCAGCGAGTACGAGCAGGACGACTGCCGGTGGACGCCCTGTTTCGACTGCGGTGTCTGTCCGGCCATGGACACCGAGATCCAGATCGGCCCGACCGGACGGAAACTGCTTCCGCTCACCCCGATCACCGGTACCGGCCTGCGGGTACCCACCCCGGCGGCCCAGTAGGGACCTTCCCGGCGCGCTCGTCGTGCGCCGGGGAAGGTCCGGGCTGATCATCGAGTTGTCGTCACGGTGCGTGTCACCGACAATGACTCCGTGATCAATGGGTACTGACACTCCGAGGAGCACGAAGATCAACAAGAAACCACAGCCGGAGGGTGGGCAGGCGCCGGTCGTTCAGCGCGTCCGCATCCGGTACGCCAAGCGGGGACCGCTGCGGTTCACCTCGCACCGGGACTTCGCGCGGGCCTTCGAACGGGCACTGCGGCGGGCCGGGGTGCCGATCGCCTTCTCCCAGGGCTTCACCCCGCACCCGAAGATCTCCTACGCCAGCGCCGCCCCAACCGGGGTGGCCAGCGAGGCGGAGTACCTGGAGATCGGCCTGCGCGCCCCGGTCGACCCGGCCGACCTGCGCGTCGCGTTGGACGCCGCGCTCTCGCCCGGTCTCGACGTGCTCGACGCGGTGGTGGCCGACGGCGGCAGCCTGGCCGACCGGATCGAGGCATCCCACTGGTGGATCGAGCTGCCCGGTGTCGACCCGGTCACGCTGCACCGGGCCGTGGACGCCTTCACCGCCGCCGGCGAGGTGCTGGTCGAGCGGATGACCAAACAGGGGCGGCGCACCTTCGACGCCCGAGCCGCCGTGGTCCGGGCCGTGGTCCGGGAGCCGGCGGAGACGCCTTCCGAGGTCACCGGCGTACCGTGTGCGATACTCGAACTGGTCGTCCGGCAGGTCACCCCCTCCGTTCGACCCGATGACGTCCTTTCCGGCCTTCGCGTGGTGGCCGACCTGGAGCCGCCGGTGTCGCCGCGGGTGACCCGGCTGGCGCAGGGCACGTTGACCGCGCAGGGCGCGATCGCGGATCCGTTGGAGGCGGACCGCGACAGGGCAACCATCGTTGAGCGCTGACCGGACATCCGGTCGGTTCTCAGGCAGGCAGACTTCGACGGGCGTGCACCTCGCGTGCCCGCGGAAAAACTTTGCGGCAACCCTGCGTGGCAGCGCTCACCCGCGCCCGGGGCAGCCAGAACTGGAGAACGTCCATGCTCGAGAACGAGCCCGAGGGCGGCGAACGGACCGGCACACAGCCGGCCGGCGAGACCGCCGAGACCACTGACACCCCCACGGCTGACACCGTGGCCCCGCCGACCAAGCGGCGGGCCACCCGGCGCCGGGCCGCCCCGCTGAACCAACCGGAACAGACCGAGGCGCCGGTCGACGCGGCCCTCGGCACCGCCTCGACCAGCGGCGAGGCACCCCAGGCGGAGGTGCTCGCCCCGATCGCCGGTGACCTGGAGGCGGCGGCTCCGAAGGCCACCCGCCGTCGCCGCAAGGCCACCAGCCCGAAGACCGCCGACGAGCCGGCCGTCGCCCCCGAGCCGGCCGTCGCCCCCGAGGCGGCTGTCGTCTCCGAGGCGGCGGAGGCCGGTGCGGAGGTCGTACCGCCGGTCAAGGCGACCCGGACGCGGCGCCGGAAGGCTGCCGTCGAGAGCCCGGCGACCGAGGCCGCCACCCCGGCTCAGGCCGAGGCGACCGCGCAGGCCGCGGCGGTGCAGGCCCCGACGGCGGAGAGTGTGCCGGCCGGGGAGAAGCCGCCGACGAACGTGCCGGCGGCGGAGAGCGTGCCGGGCGGGCCGGCGGAGGCGACGGACGAGGAGCCGGCGGCAGAGGCCGCCGAGGAGAACGTCCCGGACGTGACGGCCGGAGCCCCGACCCCACCGACGGTCAGCGGTGCGGTCCCGCCGGGGCCGGCGGTGTCCGCCCCGGCCGAACCGCCGGCCGCGCCCGAGGAGAAGCCGACCCGCCGTCGTCGGGCCGCGCTGACCGCGCCGACCGTGCTCTTCATGGCCCCGGAGCCGGAGGCGGTGCCCGTCCGGGTGGCTCCGCCGGCTGAGGAGGCCGCCGCCGAGGAGGCCCCCGAGACCACCCGTCGCCGTCGCCGTGGCCGCCGTGAGGTCGAGCCGGTCGAGGTTGAGGTCGAGGTCGAGGAGGAGCCGACCGTCGAGGTCGAGGACGAGGCCGCCGAGGAGGAGGACGAGGACGACGAGACCGCCAGCGGGCGTCGTCGTCGCCGTCGGGGCCGTCGGGGCCGGGGCCGTGGTCGGGGCGGAGCCGACGAGGCCGAGGACGAGGAGGCCGAGGAGTCGGCCCACGCCGACGAGGAGACCGAGACCGAGGCCGAGGCCGAGGCCGAGACGGACGAGGAGGACGAGACCGCCGACGGGCTGACCCGTCGTCGTCGCCGCCGTCGTCGGCGCGGTGCGGGCGAGGTCGAGACGACCGCGGACGACGGTGTCCCGACGGTGGTCAAGATCCGCGAGCCGCGCAAGACCGTCGACGAGGTGCAGGGCGTCTCCGGCTCGACCCGGCTGGAGGCGAAGCGCCAGCGCCGCCGCGACGGCCGGGAGCAGCGCCGGACCCGACCGCCGATCCTGAGCGAGTCGGAGTTCCTGGCCCGCCGCGAGGCCGTCGACCGGGTGATGGTGGTCCGCCAGCGGGGTGACCGCACCCAGATCGGCGTCCTGGAGGACGGCGTCCTGGTGGAGCATTACGTCACCCGCAACTCGTCCGGCACCATGGCCGGCAACGTCTACCTGGGCCGGGTGCAGAACGTTCTGCCCAGCATGGAGGCGGCCTTCGTCGATGTCGGGCGGGGTCGCAACGCGGTCCTGTACGCCGGCGAGGTGAACTGGGACACCACCGGCCTGGAGGGGCGGGCCCGGTCGATCGAGCAGGCGCTCAAGTCCGGCGACTCGGTGCTGGTGCAGGTCACCAAGGACCCGATCGGGCACAAGGGCGCCCGGCTGACCAGCCACATCGCGCTCTCCGGCCGGCACCTGGTCTACGTGCCGAACGGCAACGCCTCCGGCATCAGCCGGAAGCTGCCGGACACCGAGCGCAAGCGGCTGCGGGACGTGCTGAAGAAGCTGGTTCCGGACGGCGCGGGCGTGATCGTCCGGACCGCCGCCGAGGGGGCCAGCGAGGACGAACTGGCCCGGGACGTCAAGCGGCTCCAGGCGCAGTGGGAGGACATCCAGGCCAAGGCCGCCGAGGGCGGCGCCCCGGTGCTGCTCTACGAGGAGCCCGACCTGGTCATCCGGGTGGTGCGGGACCTGTTCAACGAGGACTTCCGCGAGCTGGTGATCGAGGGCGACGGGGCGTACGACGTGGTCGAGTCGTACCTGTCGCACGTCTCGCCGGACCTGGTCGAGCGACTGCGCCGGCACACCGGCGCCGCCGACGTCTTCGCCACGTACCGCATCGACGAGCAGATCCTCAAGGGGCTGGACCGGAAGGTCTTCCTGCCCTCCGGCGGCCACCTGGTCATCGACCGGACCGAGGCGATGACGGTGGTGGACGTCAACACCGGCAAGTACACCGGCGCCGGCGGGAACCTCGAGGAGACGGTCACCCGCAACAACCTGGAGGCAGCCGAGGAGATCGTCCGCCAGCTCCGGCTGCGGGACATCGGCGGCATCGTGGTCATCGACTTCATCGACATGGTGCTGGAGTCGAACCGGGAGCTGGTGCTGCGCCGGCTCACCGAGTGCCTCGGCCGGGACCGTACCAAGCACCAGGTCACCGAGATCACCTCGCTGGGGCTGGTGCAGATGACCCGGAAGCGCATCGGGGCGGGGCTGCTGGAGGCGTTCAGCGAGAACTGCGAGTGCTGCAAGGGCCGGGGCCTGATCATCCACACCGAGCCGGTGCCGGAGAAGCCGCGTCCGGGCGGTGCGGGGGAGAAGACCAAGGTGGTCGCCGCGACGACTCCGCCGGCCGCTCCGGCTGCCGCTCCGGCCGCCGCCGAGCAGAACGGCGCGTCGACGCGCCGGCGGGCGCGCAAGTCGGCCGCGCCGGAACGGAGCACCGTCGAGGTGGAGGTGACCGAGCAGCCCTCGGTCGACCCGTACCACGACACGATGGGCTACGACCTGTCCCGGTACGAGGCCGACACGGCCGCCGCCCCGGCGGTCGCCGACGCCCAGCGCGGCGATTCCGCCCGGCTCGCCGCCCCCGACGACCCGGACGCGCTGGTCGACGGGGAGACCGACGACGAACTCGCCGAGGCGGGCGGTGGACGCCGTCGCTCCCGGCGGGGTGGCGCGCGGCGGCGTACCCGGCCGTGACCGGCCGCTGAACGCGTAGCTGGGGTGACAGGGCCCCGCTCCCGGTGATCGAGCCGGCGGGCGGGGCCCTGTTCCTGTGCCCGGACGGCTCCGGTCGGGGCTGAGCCAGCCGGTGTCCCACGCAGGTACAACCCCAATTTGGGGCTGTCCCAACCCATGGCGTACTCTTGCCTGCGGCGTACTTTGGTGCGCCGAGTTCTCGCTGCCCGAGCCGCCGCGCCCTTCGACGCCCGGCGAGCCGCCGCGGGAACGACCGCCAGCAGCCTCAACGACAGGGAGTCCGCCTCCGATGTACGCGATCGTCAAGACCGGCGGCAAGCAGTACAAGGTCGCCGAGGGCGACGTGATCGAGGTCGAGAAGCTCGCCGGTGCCCCCGGCGACGCGGTGAAGCTCACCGCGGTGCTCCTCGTCGACGGTGACGACCTGGTGACCGACGCGGCCAAGCTCGCCAAGGTCGCAGTGTCCGGCGAGATCGCCGCGCACACCAAGGGCCCGAAGATCCGGATCCACAAGTTCAAGAACAAGACCGGCTACCACAAGCGCCAGGGTCACCGCCAGCCGCTGACCCAGGTCAAGGTGACCGGCATCTCCAGCGGGAAGTAGGTCGTCCTCCAATGGCTCACAAAAAGGGTGCGTCCAGCTCGCGTAACGGTCGTGATTCCGCGGCCCAGCGGCTCG
The nucleotide sequence above comes from Micromonospora pallida. Encoded proteins:
- a CDS encoding TIGR03960 family B12-binding radical SAM protein; the protein is MSVPSTTPRPTVANSVWSRLEPLLPQVTKPIQYVGGELGAVVKDWDAATVRWALMYPDAYEVGLPNQGVQILYEVLNELPDVLAERTYAVWPDLEKLMRTHGVPQFTVDAHRSVRGFDVFGVSFSTELGYTNLLNAIDLAGIPLLAADRTDADPVIVAGGHAAFNPEPIADFVDAAVLGDGEEAVLEITAIVREWKAEGSPGGRDELLLRLARTESVYVPRFYDVDYLPDGRIQRVVPNRADVPFRVHKRTTMDLDAWPYPKKPLVPLAETVHERYAVEIFRGCTRGCRFCQAGMITRPVRERSITTVGQMVQQGLEFSGFHEVGLLSLSSADHSEIGDMCSGLAQQYEGTNVSLSLPSTRVDAFNIDLAQELSRNGRRTGLTFAPEGGSERIRRVINKMVSKEDLIRTVVTAYTNGWRQVKLYFMCGLPTETDADVLEIADMAHEVIKAGRAATGSKDIRCTVSIGGFVPKPHTPFQWAPMERPEVIDGRLKLLKQAINADRSLGRAIGFRYHDGEPSMIEGLLSRGDRRVGSVIRRVWENGGRFDGWSEHFSFQRWVDAAAEVLPTFGVDLDWYTTRERDELEVLPWDHLDSGLDKDWLWQDWQDALSEYEQDDCRWTPCFDCGVCPAMDTEIQIGPTGRKLLPLTPITGTGLRVPTPAAQ
- a CDS encoding TIGR03936 family radical SAM-associated protein, which produces MGTDTPRSTKINKKPQPEGGQAPVVQRVRIRYAKRGPLRFTSHRDFARAFERALRRAGVPIAFSQGFTPHPKISYASAAPTGVASEAEYLEIGLRAPVDPADLRVALDAALSPGLDVLDAVVADGGSLADRIEASHWWIELPGVDPVTLHRAVDAFTAAGEVLVERMTKQGRRTFDARAAVVRAVVREPAETPSEVTGVPCAILELVVRQVTPSVRPDDVLSGLRVVADLEPPVSPRVTRLAQGTLTAQGAIADPLEADRDRATIVER
- a CDS encoding Rne/Rng family ribonuclease, which codes for MLENEPEGGERTGTQPAGETAETTDTPTADTVAPPTKRRATRRRAAPLNQPEQTEAPVDAALGTASTSGEAPQAEVLAPIAGDLEAAAPKATRRRRKATSPKTADEPAVAPEPAVAPEAAVVSEAAEAGAEVVPPVKATRTRRRKAAVESPATEAATPAQAEATAQAAAVQAPTAESVPAGEKPPTNVPAAESVPGGPAEATDEEPAAEAAEENVPDVTAGAPTPPTVSGAVPPGPAVSAPAEPPAAPEEKPTRRRRAALTAPTVLFMAPEPEAVPVRVAPPAEEAAAEEAPETTRRRRRGRREVEPVEVEVEVEEEPTVEVEDEAAEEEDEDDETASGRRRRRRGRRGRGRGRGGADEAEDEEAEESAHADEETETEAEAEAETDEEDETADGLTRRRRRRRRRGAGEVETTADDGVPTVVKIREPRKTVDEVQGVSGSTRLEAKRQRRRDGREQRRTRPPILSESEFLARREAVDRVMVVRQRGDRTQIGVLEDGVLVEHYVTRNSSGTMAGNVYLGRVQNVLPSMEAAFVDVGRGRNAVLYAGEVNWDTTGLEGRARSIEQALKSGDSVLVQVTKDPIGHKGARLTSHIALSGRHLVYVPNGNASGISRKLPDTERKRLRDVLKKLVPDGAGVIVRTAAEGASEDELARDVKRLQAQWEDIQAKAAEGGAPVLLYEEPDLVIRVVRDLFNEDFRELVIEGDGAYDVVESYLSHVSPDLVERLRRHTGAADVFATYRIDEQILKGLDRKVFLPSGGHLVIDRTEAMTVVDVNTGKYTGAGGNLEETVTRNNLEAAEEIVRQLRLRDIGGIVVIDFIDMVLESNRELVLRRLTECLGRDRTKHQVTEITSLGLVQMTRKRIGAGLLEAFSENCECCKGRGLIIHTEPVPEKPRPGGAGEKTKVVAATTPPAAPAAAPAAAEQNGASTRRRARKSAAPERSTVEVEVTEQPSVDPYHDTMGYDLSRYEADTAAAPAVADAQRGDSARLAAPDDPDALVDGETDDELAEAGGGRRRSRRGGARRRTRP
- the rplU gene encoding 50S ribosomal protein L21, producing MYAIVKTGGKQYKVAEGDVIEVEKLAGAPGDAVKLTAVLLVDGDDLVTDAAKLAKVAVSGEIAAHTKGPKIRIHKFKNKTGYHKRQGHRQPLTQVKVTGISSGK